From Argopecten irradians isolate NY chromosome 2, Ai_NY, whole genome shotgun sequence, the proteins below share one genomic window:
- the LOC138316776 gene encoding uncharacterized protein FLJ40521-like has protein sequence MAEEFHSFTHEPLVGGHPRNRTTFGRRPSAESDNLWLAVIRGIRQPLVGGYPRNQTTFGRRASAESDNLWLAVIRGIRQPLVGGYPRNQTTFGRRLSAESDNLWSAAIRGIRQPLVGGYPRNQTTFGRRLSAESDNLWSAAIRGIRQPLVGGYPRNQTTFGWRLSAESDNLWSAGIRGIRQPLVGGYPRNQTTFGWRLSAESRKALVICRP, from the coding sequence ATGGCCGAGGAATTCCATAGCTTCACACATGAACCTTTGGTAGGCGGCCATCCGCGGAATCGGACAACCTTTGGTCGGCGGCCATCCGCGGAATCAGACAACCTTTGGTTAGCGGTCATCCGCGGAATCAGACAACCTTTGGTCGGCGGCTATCCGCGGAATCAGACAACCTTTGGTCGGCGGGCATCCGCGGAATCAGACAACCTTTGGTTAGCGGTCATCCGCGGAATCAGACAACCTTTGGTCGGCGGCTATCCGCGGAATCAGACAACCTTTGGTCGGCGGCTATCCGCGGAATCAGACAACCTTTGGTCGGCGGCTATCCGCGGAATCAGACAACCTTTGGTCGGCGGCTATCCGCGGAATCAGACAACCTTTGGTCGGCGGCTATCCGCGGAATCAGACAACCTTTGGTCGGCGGCTATCCGCGGAATCAGACAACCTTTGGTTGGCGGCTATCCGCGGAATCAGACAACCTTTGGTTGGCGGCTATCCGCGGAATCAGACAACCTTTGGTCGGCGGGCATCCGCGGAATCAGACAACCTTTGGTTGGCGGCTATCCGCGGAATCAGACAACCTTTGGTTGGCGGCTATCCGCGGAATCAAGAAAAGCTTTAGTGATCTGCCGTCCTTAG